A region of Oxyura jamaicensis isolate SHBP4307 breed ruddy duck chromosome 5, BPBGC_Ojam_1.0, whole genome shotgun sequence DNA encodes the following proteins:
- the STYX gene encoding serine/threonine/tyrosine-interacting protein produces the protein MELAKPAFPALPQAKEDSEDWTYPMRREMQEILPGLFLGPYSSAMKSKLPILQKHGITHVICIRQNIEANFIKPNFQQLFRYLVLDIADNPVENIIRFFPMTKEFIDGSLQSGGKVLVHGNAGISRSAALVIAYIMETFGVKYRDAFTYVQERRFCINPNAGFVHQLQEYEAIYLAKLTIQMMSPLQLERSLSVPPGTTGSLKRMHEEDEELGTMQVAAAQNG, from the exons ATGGAGCTCGCCAAGCCGGCCTTCCCCGCGCTGCCGCAGGCCAAAGAGGACTCCGAG gattgGACCTATCCCATGAGGAGAGAGATGCAG GAAATTTTACCTGGCTTATTTTTAGGCCCGTATTCTTCAGCTATGAAAAGCAAG CTACCTATACTTCAGAAACATGGAATCACCCATGTAATATGCATACGGCAAAACATTGAAGCAAACTTTATTAAACCAAACTTCCAACAGCTATTTAG GTATTTAGTCCTGGATATTGCAGATAATCCAGTTGAGAATATAATACGATTTTTCCCTATG acTAAAGAATTTATTGATGGAAGTTTACAAAGTGGAG GAAAAGTTCTTGTCCATGGAAACGCAGGGATTTCTAGAAG tgctgccTTAGTTATTGCATACATAATGGAAACATTTGGGGTGAAGTACAG GGATGCATTTACTTATGTTCAAGAAAGAAGATTCTGTATTAATCCTAATGCTGGATTTGTCCATCAACTTCAG GAATATGAAGCCATCTATCTAGCAAAATTAACCATCCAGATGATGTCGCCGCTGCAGCTGGAGAGATCCCTCTCTGTTCCACCTGGTACTACAG gAAGTTTAAAGCGAATGCACGAAGAGGACGAAGAACTTGGTACCATGCAAGTGGCAGCAGCGCAGAATGGATGA